The uncultured Sphaerochaeta sp. genome includes the window CATTGGCTCCAACCTTAATGGAAGAGGATTTATTGGAGATTGCTGGAATGCTGCCAGAAGTAAACCGTTGGGTACTGAATTTCTATCGCACACCGAAGGATTACAAGGAAGAGGATGGAATGAGGATCAACCAACCCGCCCTGAGCGAGCGGGAGGTTGCTTGCATGCAAGAGAGATTGCTTCTCTTGCAGCCGAATCTCAAGCGAGTGAGATAATCTGTTCCCAGGGAAGGTCGCTCTTGCCGAAGTGACCATAGTTCATGGTCTTCTGGTAGATCGGCCTTTTTAGATCCAATGTCTTTATGATGCCAGCTGGGGTGAGGTCGAACTTCTCCCTTACCAGCTTTTCCAACTGTTCATCGTCCTCTGTTCCTGTCCCAAAGGTATCGACATACACGGAGATGGGATAGGGAACACCAATTGCATAGGAGAGTTGGACCTCACAGGTTGTACAAAAACCATTTGCTACCAGGTTCTTTGCAACGTAGCGAGCCATGTAAGCACCGCTTCGGTCAACCTTTGAGGGATCTTTCCCGCTGAATGCCCCGCCTCCATGACGACCCATTCCACCATAGGTATCAACAATGATTTTTCTTCCTGTTAGTCCAGTGTCCCCTGCAGGACCTCCCGTGACAAATCTACCAGTTGGATTAATGTACACCTTGGTTTTATCGTTCAACAGGCCGGTAGGTCCCAGCACGGTTTCAATGACTTCCTTTGTAAGATAAGAGATAAGGGTATCACGACGGGCTTGTTCGGAATGTTGGTGACTGATGACCACCGAATCTATGTGTACTGGTTTCCCATCTTGGTACAACAGTGATACCTGGCTCTTTGCATCGGGTCTCAAGAAGGGAGCTTCGCCACTTTTTCTCAGCTTGCTCGCCCTTTCCAGGAGTTGATGTGCCCAGTAGATTGGGGCTGGCATGAGAGTCTCTGTCTCATTGCAGGCATACCCGAACATCATGCCCTGGTCGCCAGCACCTTGTTGGCCGTACAGGGATGTTTCAGCAGTAACTCCCATGGAGATATCCGGTGATTGGGTATTGGTAAAATCCATTACCTTGAGGGAATGGTAATCAAAACCGATTCCCTCATCAGTATATCCAATTTCCTTTACCGTGGATCTAACAATGTTGTCTATGTCGATTGTTGCATTGGTGGAAAGCTCTCCTCCAACCACAACCCTGTCAGTCGTTGCGAAGACTTCACAGGCAACCCTGCTCTGTGGGTCCTGGGCAAGACAAGCATCCAATACGGCATCGGAGATCTGATCGCAGACCTTGTCCGGATGTCCCTCACTGACTGATTCTGAAGTAAAAATGTGTGAACCGTGTGTTAACATACTACACCCTTCCTTATGGAACTGCGGAAGGGGGAACTCAACTCAAATAGATTGATACGCTCCCCTTTTAGCAAGTTTCTTTATTGACGCCCGCAAGCCGGGAGGCTGACAAATCGACGTCATTGAAAAAGATAGTACCAAGAAACACGGTTTTTTACAAGACAATGGTAGGGGTTTACATAACAATAATTGTTATGATATATATAATGTTATGAAGATGGTATATATACAAGATGGAAAACAGTTGGAAATCTACATGCACCCTAAGCGGCAGCAGATTTTACATGAGTTGAGTGTGCAGGGACCGATGACAGCCAAGATGCTCAGTGATGCTCTCGAAATGACCCCCTCCAGTGCAAAACATCATGTTTCCCGATTGATGGAGTTACAGGTAGTCGAGGTGGACCACACGGAATTGATCCATGGTATTACCGCAACCTATTATCGAAAACGATTGGTGACGGTGAGTTTCAGCTCTCTCGCTGAAGAGAAAAGAAAGCTTGCTTCCGATATGGTGACCAAACAAATCCACGATGACTTCTACAAGAAGGCTCAATCCTTTACCGATGGAGATGGTCATTTCCAGGCGGACCAGATTTCGGGAGTCGTACATCTTAGTAAAGATGAGGCTGATGAGCTTTATAAGCGAATCAGAGCGTTCATAGATGAGAAAGAGAAGAAAGAGGAAGGGACTGAGCCCTTTGTCTTCTCCCTGATGGCCTATCATGCATAGCAGTATGTTCCACCCTGCTGCTTACATGGCTAGCTTGTCTGCCTCTTATCTTGCATTGGGCGTGACGCTACCCGCCATGAGCCTGATTGTCATAAGTAAAGGATATCCGCTTGAGTATCTGGCTGTGATCATGGTCATCTATTCGGTAGCGGTAATGGCAGCTGAAGTTCCCAGTGGTGTGTTTGCCGATACCTGCGGAAGAAAGGCGAGTTTTCTCCTTGGCCTTGCCTTCTCTCTGTTGGGTACCCTCTGTATTCTGTTTGATTCCCTTATACTCCTTGGGTTGGGTTTTTTGCTTTCCGGGTTGGGAAGAGCCTTTGGAAGTGGGAGTCTTGACGCGAAATATATTGAAGACGGACAAAGAAACGGAAACAAGCTTGAGGACCTGGTATATGCACTGGAGATCAATTCAGGAATTTCCCTTAGTTTGGGAGCTCTGCTGGGAGGTTGGCTACTTACCCTTGGCAAAGAGGGACCATCCCTGACACAACCACTTCTTCTGGTCCGTATGGTGTTGTTGGTAGGGGCCTTGCTACTGGTAATCTTTTCCATCAGGGAAGAGGTCTCCCAGGATATGAAGCGTATCTCCTATAAAGAGCAGTTTCGCTTGTTCGTATCCACGCTACGCTCCTCTCCCTTTCTTGTCCTATATTGCGTGAGTGTTCTCTTTCAGGGAATGTTGTTGGCCTCCCTTGAAAGCTATT containing:
- the metK gene encoding methionine adenosyltransferase; amino-acid sequence: MLTHGSHIFTSESVSEGHPDKVCDQISDAVLDACLAQDPQSRVACEVFATTDRVVVGGELSTNATIDIDNIVRSTVKEIGYTDEGIGFDYHSLKVMDFTNTQSPDISMGVTAETSLYGQQGAGDQGMMFGYACNETETLMPAPIYWAHQLLERASKLRKSGEAPFLRPDAKSQVSLLYQDGKPVHIDSVVISHQHSEQARRDTLISYLTKEVIETVLGPTGLLNDKTKVYINPTGRFVTGGPAGDTGLTGRKIIVDTYGGMGRHGGGAFSGKDPSKVDRSGAYMARYVAKNLVANGFCTTCEVQLSYAIGVPYPISVYVDTFGTGTEDDEQLEKLVREKFDLTPAGIIKTLDLKRPIYQKTMNYGHFGKSDLPWEQIISLA
- a CDS encoding helix-turn-helix domain-containing protein — protein: MVYIQDGKQLEIYMHPKRQQILHELSVQGPMTAKMLSDALEMTPSSAKHHVSRLMELQVVEVDHTELIHGITATYYRKRLVTVSFSSLAEEKRKLASDMVTKQIHDDFYKKAQSFTDGDGHFQADQISGVVHLSKDEADELYKRIRAFIDEKEKKEEGTEPFVFSLMAYHA